A window of Campylobacter cuniculorum DSM 23162 = LMG 24588 contains these coding sequences:
- the gatB gene encoding Asp-tRNA(Asn)/Glu-tRNA(Gln) amidotransferase subunit GatB, translating into MFEVVIGLEVHTQLNTKTKIFCSCATSFGEMPNTNVCPTCLALPGALPVLNEEAVKKAISFGQAIHATINKKSIFNRKNYFYPDLPKAYQISQFDIPIVEKGELFIDINGENKRIGITRAHLEEDAGKNIHESDFSKVDLNRAGTPLLEIVSEPELRSSDEAVAYLKKLHSIIRFLDISDANMQEGSFRCDANVSIRPKGEKKLYTRVEIKNLNSFRFIQKAIEYEVKRQIDAWEDGIYDKEVVQETRLFDTTKLITRSMRNKEESAEYRYFPDPDLLPVCLKDEFLECEIPELPDEKKLRYIKDFGIKENDAQILISSLEMSRFFENLIAQKLNPKLCVTWLNTELMGLLKAELTIENSPVDAEKLGSLIRCIEQGVISAKAAKEVLAFVFENVDFGIDEAIEKLGLKQVSDDTAIEAVIEDILKANQDKVREYKNGKDKLFGFFVGQVMKEGKGAFNPAKVNEILKAKLA; encoded by the coding sequence ATGTTTGAAGTGGTTATAGGACTTGAGGTTCATACCCAGCTTAATACCAAAACTAAAATTTTTTGTTCTTGTGCAACTTCTTTTGGAGAGATGCCAAATACAAATGTTTGCCCAACTTGCCTTGCTTTGCCGGGTGCATTGCCTGTTTTGAATGAAGAGGCGGTAAAAAAAGCCATTTCTTTTGGTCAAGCCATCCACGCTACAATCAATAAAAAAAGCATCTTTAATCGTAAAAATTATTTTTATCCAGACCTACCTAAGGCTTATCAAATTTCGCAATTTGACATTCCTATTGTTGAAAAAGGCGAACTTTTTATTGATATTAACGGAGAAAATAAACGCATAGGTATTACAAGGGCGCATTTAGAAGAAGATGCGGGAAAAAACATCCATGAAAGTGATTTTTCTAAAGTGGATTTAAATCGTGCAGGAACTCCATTGCTTGAAATTGTTAGTGAACCGGAATTAAGAAGCAGTGATGAAGCTGTGGCTTATCTTAAAAAACTTCATTCTATCATCAGATTTTTGGATATTTCAGACGCAAATATGCAGGAGGGAAGTTTTCGTTGTGATGCAAATGTGAGTATAAGACCAAAGGGAGAAAAGAAGCTTTATACACGGGTAGAAATTAAAAATCTTAATTCTTTTCGTTTTATACAAAAAGCAATTGAATATGAGGTTAAAAGACAAATTGATGCGTGGGAGGATGGAATTTATGACAAAGAAGTCGTGCAAGAAACAAGACTTTTTGACACAACAAAACTCATTACAAGGAGTATGAGAAATAAAGAAGAATCAGCAGAATATCGCTATTTTCCAGACCCTGATTTATTGCCTGTGTGTTTAAAAGATGAATTCTTAGAATGTGAAATTCCTGAATTGCCCGATGAAAAAAAGTTAAGATACATTAAGGATTTTGGCATCAAAGAAAATGATGCACAAATTTTAATTTCTTCACTTGAAATGAGTCGCTTTTTTGAAAATTTAATTGCACAAAAATTAAATCCAAAACTCTGCGTTACTTGGCTTAATACCGAACTCATGGGACTTTTAAAAGCAGAATTAACGATAGAGAATTCTCCTGTTGATGCGGAAAAACTTGGCTCTTTGATTCGTTGCATCGAGCAAGGAGTGATTAGTGCTAAGGCAGCTAAAGAAGTTTTAGCCTTTGTGTTTGAAAATGTTGATTTTGGGATTGATGAAGCCATTGAAAAATTAGGGCTTAAACAAGTGAGTGATGATACAGCAATTGAAGCAGTGATTGAAGACATTTTAAAAGCAAATCAAGACAAGGTTAGAGAATACAAAAACGGAAAAGATAAACTTTTTGGCTTTTTTGTCGGGCAAGTGATGAAAGAAGGTAAAGGAGCTTTTAATCCTGCTAAAGTCAATGAAATTTTAAAGGCAAAGTTAGCTTAA
- a CDS encoding NAD(P)H-dependent glycerol-3-phosphate dehydrogenase — MSIAVIGAGKWGRALFEALSIKNSCLISSRTTRDCENFVSISRALECEYLIFALSTQGTSLWLEQNFVNQGQKILIASKGIESSTCKFLDEIFLNFVKKEQFCVLSGPSFASEVKEKLPTALMINGFDLKLCKEFAKFFPNFIKTYVDNDVRGAEICGAYKNVLAIASGICDGLKLGNNARAALIARGLIEMHRFGKFFGAKEETFLGLSGAGDLFLTASSVLSRNYRVGLMLAQNQKLDKILKELNEVAEGVKTAFAIEKISKEKNIYTPIVSEIVKILNGKDVKESTQNLLKQNTF; from the coding sequence ATGAGTATAGCTGTTATCGGTGCTGGAAAATGGGGGAGAGCTTTATTTGAAGCTTTGAGTATAAAAAATTCTTGTTTGATAAGCTCAAGGACAACTAGAGATTGTGAAAATTTTGTCAGCATCTCTCGGGCTTTAGAATGTGAATATTTAATCTTTGCTTTAAGTACTCAAGGAACTTCTTTGTGGCTTGAACAAAATTTTGTCAATCAAGGACAAAAAATTTTGATTGCTTCAAAAGGTATAGAAAGCTCAACTTGCAAGTTTTTAGATGAAATTTTTTTGAATTTTGTTAAGAAAGAGCAATTTTGCGTTTTAAGCGGACCCTCTTTTGCAAGTGAAGTGAAGGAAAAACTTCCTACGGCTTTGATGATTAATGGTTTTGATTTGAAACTTTGCAAGGAATTTGCAAAGTTTTTTCCAAATTTTATTAAAACTTATGTGGATAATGATGTTCGAGGAGCTGAAATTTGCGGAGCCTATAAAAATGTTCTAGCGATTGCAAGTGGGATTTGTGATGGGTTAAAACTTGGAAATAATGCTCGTGCAGCCTTGATTGCAAGGGGGCTTATAGAAATGCATCGTTTTGGAAAATTTTTTGGAGCAAAAGAAGAAACTTTTTTAGGGCTTAGTGGGGCTGGAGATTTGTTTTTAACTGCTTCTAGTGTGCTTTCTAGGAATTATCGCGTGGGTTTAATGCTCGCTCAAAACCAAAAACTTGATAAAATTTTAAAAGAATTAAATGAAGTTGCAGAAGGTGTAAAAACAGCTTTTGCGATAGAAAAAATTTCTAAAGAAAAAAATATTTACACCCCTATTGTTAGTGAAATTGTAAAGATTTTAAATGGAAAAGATGTTAAAGAATCAACGCAAAATTTACTCAAACAAAACACTTTTTAG
- a CDS encoding amidohydrolase family protein has product MIIKNAKIYGKAPKDIIIENQIITRIQECGLKHDQKEVLDAKNLTLLPSFVDLNVHLKNDKFSLANLELLEKECLKGGIVAIILRDVMDFDEESFELFLQNLKQKKLRIFTSIKVKENKNLATLINKGAFCLELESSLNANLLRLSMQYALMKDVPIFVRCYDEDFDDNGVMNDSAMSFELGLSGMSRVAELSEVAKIKEIAKFYKSKIVFDLLSLKESLNLLSSKELALVGLHHLIKDDKNCEGFNTAAKIMPPLRTSKDVLFLKKALKQGKIKFLSAMHSPKSISLKDLAFDEAAFGIHSICEFISLCYTFLVKENFLSWEELCKVTSLNPSEFLGLNSGEIKPGREANFVLFDENESFKLNSSSLYAKDTLFGVPKHHILQGEVIF; this is encoded by the coding sequence ATGATTATTAAAAATGCAAAAATTTATGGTAAGGCTCCAAAGGATATAATCATAGAAAATCAAATCATCACTCGTATTCAAGAATGTGGCTTAAAACACGACCAAAAAGAGGTTTTAGATGCTAAAAATCTCACTCTTTTACCTTCTTTTGTCGATTTAAATGTTCATTTAAAAAATGATAAATTTTCTCTTGCAAATTTAGAACTTTTAGAAAAAGAATGCTTAAAAGGCGGGATTGTAGCCATTATTTTACGCGATGTTATGGATTTTGATGAGGAAAGTTTTGAATTGTTTTTGCAAAATTTAAAACAAAAAAAACTTAGAATTTTTACAAGCATTAAGGTCAAAGAAAATAAAAATTTAGCCACTTTGATTAATAAGGGAGCTTTTTGTTTAGAGCTTGAAAGTTCGCTTAATGCTAATCTTTTAAGATTGAGTATGCAATATGCTTTGATGAAAGATGTGCCGATTTTCGTTCGTTGCTATGATGAGGATTTTGATGACAATGGAGTGATGAATGATTCTGCTATGAGTTTTGAACTAGGACTTTCTGGAATGAGCAGGGTGGCTGAATTGAGTGAGGTTGCAAAGATTAAAGAAATTGCAAAATTTTATAAAAGCAAGATAGTCTTTGACCTTTTAAGTCTTAAAGAATCTTTGAATTTACTCTCCTCAAAAGAACTTGCTCTCGTGGGTTTGCACCATTTAATCAAGGATGATAAAAATTGCGAGGGTTTTAACACAGCAGCAAAGATTATGCCTCCACTTAGGACTTCTAAAGATGTGCTTTTTTTAAAAAAAGCTCTCAAACAAGGAAAAATCAAATTTTTAAGTGCAATGCATAGCCCAAAATCCATCTCTTTAAAAGATTTAGCCTTCGATGAAGCTGCATTTGGAATTCATAGCATTTGTGAATTCATTAGTCTTTGTTATACTTTTTTAGTGAAAGAAAATTTTTTATCCTGGGAGGAGCTTTGTAAGGTTACGAGTTTAAATCCTTCCGAGTTTTTAGGCTTAAATAGCGGGGAGATTAAACCCGGAAGAGAGGCTAATTTTGTGCTTTTTGATGAAAATGAAAGTTTTAAGCTCAATTCAAGCTCCCTTTATGCTAAAGACACACTTTTTGGTGTGCCAAAACATCATATCTTGCAAGGAGAGGTAATTTTTTAG
- a CDS encoding Na/Pi cotransporter family protein, whose translation MQKIKTIGLEYYKQWILVLLVVLLTYVLLIYKELASILAGVAILLVGMMNLSDGFKTFSGGFLERILARSTNTKPKSIIFGVISTIIMQSSTLISVISISFLSAGLISLTQGIGILFGANLGNSAGSWLIVGLTSINISVLATPLIVIGVLLFFQKDKLFKGIGMVFMGIGFFFLGVDYIKNGFESVKHILDLSRFNFDGFKGILIFVGLGALLTGVVQSSHATLAIIISALISGQIHYENALAATLGTSVGGVVTALLASLSANVEGKKLALANCIFNFGIAVIIIAFFPYFVHLVDLSANILNISAENFALKTALFHTLFNLTAILLFSAFIDKIVIFLDKFIKTAKDKDMDEPLYLEPNLVQYTDTAIEALRKESEHLCNNACRIIAHSIGFKQSDIKGDKSFDELIRTEKWIYKKDVNLDYLYKIKIKVLFEAILDFSTKMQSYTNDEEKNHEIFALKMASKNLTETSKDLKIIQNNIKKYSASSNHELAEEYNIMRKNLGELLRSIEELKIMKKEKRYLIIKNFTKAKEILKESDTRVLKKIENLIADKKITAAEGISILNDSSFIEKISIEIIEAIEIIYTKDIEDIEEFIEENEEIETKKTKKKKAEKKKSKKKKAEKKKSKKEEN comes from the coding sequence ATGCAAAAAATCAAGACCATAGGCTTAGAATACTATAAACAATGGATTTTAGTTCTTCTTGTTGTGCTTTTAACTTATGTTTTACTCATTTATAAAGAGCTTGCAAGTATTTTAGCAGGTGTGGCAATTTTACTTGTTGGTATGATGAATTTAAGTGATGGTTTTAAAACCTTTAGCGGTGGTTTTTTAGAAAGGATTTTAGCACGATCGACAAATACAAAGCCAAAAAGCATTATTTTTGGTGTCATAAGCACTATAATTATGCAATCTTCAACACTCATTTCAGTTATTTCTATATCTTTTTTGTCAGCAGGATTAATCTCTTTAACTCAAGGCATTGGAATTTTATTTGGTGCAAATTTAGGCAATAGTGCGGGTTCTTGGCTCATTGTTGGACTTACAAGTATTAATATTTCGGTGCTTGCTACTCCTCTTATTGTGATTGGGGTTTTATTATTTTTCCAAAAAGATAAGCTCTTTAAAGGCATTGGAATGGTTTTTATGGGGATTGGTTTTTTCTTTTTAGGGGTTGATTATATTAAAAATGGTTTTGAAAGTGTAAAGCATATTTTAGACCTTTCTCGTTTTAATTTTGACGGCTTTAAAGGGATTTTAATCTTCGTAGGACTTGGAGCCTTATTAACCGGAGTCGTGCAATCAAGCCACGCAACCTTAGCCATAATCATCTCCGCTTTAATCTCTGGACAAATTCACTATGAAAATGCTTTAGCTGCAACCTTAGGAACAAGCGTGGGCGGAGTTGTTACAGCCTTACTCGCTTCATTGAGTGCTAATGTGGAAGGAAAAAAACTTGCCCTTGCAAATTGTATTTTTAATTTTGGTATTGCTGTTATTATCATCGCTTTTTTTCCTTATTTTGTGCATTTGGTGGATTTGAGTGCAAATATACTTAACATAAGTGCGGAAAATTTTGCTTTAAAAACTGCATTGTTTCATACTCTATTTAACCTTACAGCTATTTTACTTTTTAGTGCTTTTATTGATAAAATTGTGATTTTTTTGGATAAATTTATCAAAACTGCTAAAGATAAAGATATGGATGAGCCTTTATATTTAGAACCAAATCTCGTGCAATACACAGACACAGCCATTGAAGCCTTAAGAAAAGAAAGCGAACATTTATGCAATAATGCTTGTAGAATCATCGCTCATTCCATAGGTTTTAAACAAAGTGATATAAAAGGAGATAAAAGTTTTGATGAGCTGATTAGAACAGAAAAATGGATTTATAAAAAAGATGTAAATTTGGATTATTTGTATAAAATAAAAATTAAAGTACTCTTTGAAGCCATTTTAGATTTTTCTACAAAAATGCAATCTTACACTAACGATGAAGAAAAAAATCACGAAATTTTTGCTCTTAAAATGGCTTCAAAAAATTTAACTGAAACCAGTAAAGACCTTAAAATTATCCAAAATAATATAAAAAAATATTCAGCCTCATCCAATCACGAACTAGCCGAAGAATACAATATAATGAGAAAAAATTTAGGAGAGCTTTTAAGAAGTATAGAAGAGCTTAAAATAATGAAAAAAGAGAAAAGATATTTAATCATTAAGAATTTTACAAAGGCTAAGGAAATACTTAAAGAAAGCGACACTCGGGTCTTAAAAAAGATAGAAAATTTAATTGCAGATAAAAAAATTACTGCAGCAGAGGGAATTTCAATACTCAATGACAGCTCTTTCATAGAAAAAATTTCTATAGAAATTATAGAAGCTATTGAAATCATTTATACAAAAGACATAGAAGATATAGAAGAATTCATAGAAGAAAATGAAGAAATTGAGACAAAGAAAACTAAAAAGAAAAAGGCTGAAAAGAAGAAAAGTAAAAAGAAAAAGGCTGAAAAGAAGAAAAGTAAAAAAGAAGAAAACTAA
- a CDS encoding rhodanese-like domain-containing protein translates to MIQDLSLEDLSLKDYQIFDVRSPSEWENGILKGVECVALLDDFGSFNENFLKEFQKNFDASKKPAFICRSGHRSKIAAQIVAEHLGIIGVNLAGGMLGLGADL, encoded by the coding sequence TTGATACAAGATCTTTCTTTAGAGGATTTAAGTCTAAAAGATTATCAAATTTTTGATGTCCGCAGTCCATCAGAATGGGAAAATGGGATTTTAAAGGGGGTAGAATGCGTTGCTCTTTTAGATGATTTTGGTTCTTTTAATGAAAATTTCTTAAAAGAATTTCAAAAAAACTTTGATGCAAGTAAAAAACCCGCTTTCATTTGTCGTAGCGGACACAGAAGCAAGATAGCAGCACAAATAGTGGCTGAACATTTGGGCATTATTGGAGTGAATTTAGCCGGTGGAATGTTAGGCTTAGGGGCTGATTTATGA